A stretch of Vicia villosa cultivar HV-30 ecotype Madison, WI unplaced genomic scaffold, Vvil1.0 ctg.001892F_1_1, whole genome shotgun sequence DNA encodes these proteins:
- the LOC131637027 gene encoding uncharacterized protein LOC131637027 isoform X2 → MPKSYFDNCFETDLKPRFQFNTIEAMAKRYCKLSISKKWAAHRQSLWTRFYDPSQTRDKIISNVPVGVDPTQWAHFVNYRLKPETMERCRKNRENRSKQVIPHTGGSKPLSRKRHEMFLETGQQPSRGKLYIETHKKKDGSFVNDAAKNIVEQIEVGLTQSNIDESQISPNDVVDRVFGPEHSGRVRSMGMGAAPTNTFRNNGVRISNLRNSSTSVAEPSSNFWQEKYMNLESQVQNNMAAFKAYIIMKEGKIPDQVADILGFSNPSDIASEPNSPLIARGSCGGSNI, encoded by the exons ATGCCAAAATCTTATTTTGATAATTGCTTTGAAACTGATTTAAAG CCTCGATTTCAGTTTAACACTATTGAAGCTATGGCAAAAAGATATTGCAAACTTAGCATTTCAAAAAAGTGGGCTGCACATAGACAAAGTTTGTGGACTAGATTTTACGATCCATCTCAAACCCGAGATAAAATCATAAGTAATGTTCCAGTTGGTGTAGACCCAACTCAATGGGCTCATTTTGTTAATTATCGCTTGAAACCGGAAACAATG GAGCGTTGTCGCAAAAATAGAGAAAATCGTAGCAAGCAAGTGATTCCTCATACCGGTGGTTCTAAACCTCTTTCGAGAAAAAGACATGAGATG TTTTTGGAAACCGGACAACAACCTAGTCGTGGAAAATTATACATTGAAACTCATAAAAAAAAAGACGGGTCGTTTGTAAATGATGCAGCAAAGAATATTGTG GAGCAAATTGAAGTGGGTTTGACACAAAGCAATATTGATGAATCTCAAATATCTCCTAATGATGTTGTCGATAGAGTCTTTGGGCCCGAGCATTCTGGAAGAGTGAGAAGTATGGGTATGGGTGCAGCTCCTACTAATACATTTAGAAATAATGGAGTTAGAATTTCAAATTTGCGTAATTCTTCAACAAGTGTTGCTGAACCATCATCTAACTTTTGGCAAGAGAAGTACATGAACTTGGAATCTCAAGTTCAAAACAATATGGCCGCATTTAAAGCATATATTATAATGAAAGAAGGAAAGATTCCTGATCAAGTGGCTGACATTTTGGGTTTCTCAAAT ccAAGTGATATTGCAAGTGAGCCTAATTCGCCGTTGATTGCAAGAGGATCTTGTGGTGGCAGCAACATTTGA